In Clostridium swellfunianum, a genomic segment contains:
- a CDS encoding TIM-barrel domain-containing protein → MRFENNDVIKVSTEKYDLNFYKDKPYVGIRNKEGKLLMDLYLMSSCHTLEGRDIVSNISAWDYEEKGEEIIFTAKSDSAIWKNKIYKLVCKEDRVEYGFEVEGEGSIDEAEYFSGYFTGSLRWASGRFYSGFAVDKIFNPEPDCKEVFYSSPSETVAIDLTGVPIYGKDDWFFTPPPFSFVGIKEDVKFTMGIKAEAGKWGFTEFIYKGGKGSYLSLSYEGHTKVRGRYELPQMVFIFGEDEYELLKTYSDLNRVNRESYEQPSWWKKPIFCGWGAQCAIGAKTGEFAPKLATESNYYGFLKKIKEIELNPGIIVIDDKWQKSYGLNDVDTEKWPDMKSFIKEVHNSGRKLLLWLKAWDPEGIPEELCIRDFKGNKLAVDPTNPKYEEIFRASIRNMLSEEGLDADGFKIDFTARIPSGAYCKTYENVWGLELMKKYLGIIYTEAKKVKKDALVMSHTPNPYLEDVTDMIRLNDVNTATDINSAMLHRARVAKAACPNLVIDTDNWPMPNKQAWLDYVKLQPELGVPSLYYLDMIDNSKEDITEEDYKVIRKAWDAFERGEKYE, encoded by the coding sequence ATGAGATTTGAAAATAATGATGTAATAAAAGTTAGTACTGAAAAGTACGATTTGAATTTCTACAAGGATAAGCCCTATGTAGGAATAAGAAACAAAGAAGGAAAGCTTTTAATGGATTTATATCTTATGTCTTCCTGCCACACTTTAGAAGGCAGAGACATAGTTTCGAATATATCTGCTTGGGACTATGAAGAAAAGGGAGAAGAAATAATTTTTACTGCAAAATCTGACAGTGCAATTTGGAAAAATAAAATTTACAAGCTTGTTTGTAAGGAAGACAGAGTTGAATATGGCTTCGAGGTTGAGGGAGAAGGAAGCATAGACGAGGCTGAATACTTCAGCGGTTACTTTACTGGAAGCCTTAGATGGGCGAGCGGAAGATTTTATTCAGGCTTTGCTGTAGATAAAATTTTCAATCCTGAGCCAGACTGCAAAGAAGTATTTTATTCTTCGCCAAGTGAAACAGTAGCAATAGACTTAACAGGAGTTCCGATTTACGGAAAGGATGACTGGTTCTTTACTCCACCACCATTTTCTTTTGTAGGCATAAAGGAAGATGTAAAGTTCACTATGGGAATTAAGGCTGAAGCAGGAAAATGGGGCTTTACAGAGTTTATCTACAAAGGTGGAAAGGGTTCTTATCTAAGTTTATCCTACGAAGGGCATACAAAAGTAAGAGGAAGATATGAACTTCCACAAATGGTGTTTATCTTTGGAGAAGATGAGTACGAGCTGTTAAAAACCTACAGCGATTTAAACAGAGTCAATAGAGAAAGCTATGAGCAACCAAGCTGGTGGAAGAAGCCTATTTTCTGCGGCTGGGGAGCACAATGCGCTATTGGAGCTAAGACTGGCGAGTTTGCACCTAAGCTAGCTACAGAATCAAACTACTATGGATTCTTAAAAAAGATTAAAGAAATTGAGTTAAACCCTGGCATAATCGTTATTGATGATAAATGGCAGAAGAGCTACGGGTTAAATGACGTAGATACAGAAAAGTGGCCAGATATGAAGAGCTTTATAAAAGAAGTTCACAACAGTGGCAGAAAGCTTTTATTATGGCTTAAGGCTTGGGATCCAGAAGGCATTCCAGAAGAATTATGCATAAGAGATTTCAAAGGAAACAAATTAGCTGTTGACCCAACTAATCCAAAATATGAAGAAATTTTTAGAGCTTCCATAAGAAATATGTTATCTGAAGAAGGCTTGGATGCTGATGGCTTCAAGATAGATTTTACAGCAAGAATTCCTTCAGGTGCTTACTGTAAAACCTACGAAAATGTATGGGGCCTAGAGCTTATGAAAAAGTATTTAGGCATCATATACACAGAAGCAAAGAAGGTAAAAAAGGATGCATTGGTTATGAGCCATACGCCAAACCCATACCTGGAAGATGTTACAGATATGATAAGACTTAACGATGTTAATACTGCAACAGACATAAACAGCGCAATGCTTCATAGAGCAAGAGTTGCAAAAGCTGCATGTCCTAACTTAGTTATAGATACAGACAACTGGCCAATGCCAAATAAGCAAGCTTGGTTAGATTATGTTAAGCTTCAGCCTGAACTTGGTGTTCCATCACTGTATTATCTTGATATGATAGATAATTCAAAGGAAGACATTACAGAGGAAGACTACAAGGTTATAAGAAAAGCTTGGGATGCCTTTGAAAGAGGTGAAAAGTATGAGTAA
- a CDS encoding aspartate/glutamate racemase family protein: protein MSKKLAVIHTTPVTIGVLMNIASELNIDCEIVNVLDDSILPEINSIGYIPEDVKYRFNNYLVNAATLKPDAILCACSSIGELVDLGKDLVKVPVLRIDEPMAKIAVESGNKIGVAATLASTLGPTSSLVLNKAKEAGKEVRIDKLLIEGVGSLLNEGKEEEYDKIVSQKLIELLRSNDIVVLAQASMARAVKLIPEELKEKFLISPYTGMEAVKRVLGE from the coding sequence ATGAGTAAAAAATTAGCTGTAATTCATACCACTCCAGTTACTATAGGGGTGTTAATGAATATAGCTTCCGAATTAAATATAGATTGCGAAATAGTAAATGTGCTTGATGATAGCATTTTACCTGAAATAAATTCTATCGGTTATATACCAGAGGATGTAAAGTACAGATTCAACAACTACTTAGTCAATGCTGCAACATTAAAGCCAGATGCAATTTTATGCGCTTGTTCTTCTATAGGAGAGCTTGTTGACTTAGGCAAGGATTTAGTAAAGGTTCCAGTGCTTAGAATAGATGAGCCAATGGCTAAAATAGCTGTTGAAAGTGGAAATAAAATTGGAGTGGCAGCTACCTTAGCTTCCACTCTAGGCCCAACTTCAAGCCTTGTTCTTAACAAAGCAAAGGAAGCAGGAAAAGAAGTACGAATTGATAAATTGCTTATTGAAGGAGTTGGAAGCCTTTTAAACGAAGGTAAGGAAGAAGAATACGATAAAATTGTTTCACAAAAACTTATAGAACTTTTAAGAAGCAATGACATTGTAGTATTGGCTCAAGCTTCAATGGCAAGAGCTGTAAAGCTTATTCCAGAAGAGCTTAAGGAAAAATTCCTTATAAGCCCTTATACAGGTATGGAGGCTGTTAAAAGAGTATTGGGGGAATAA
- a CDS encoding FGGY-family carbohydrate kinase translates to MLLLGLDIGTTHIKAAVVNENLELTALHIEDNNSVNIEGKGQVYLAEDLWSIALRCIKEAIKTINPLEITAISVSSMAEAGVPLSADKQPLYPVIPWNDMRAKEQMDRLKKELGGYEIYKKTGLIAHPKHSIARLMWLRENEKELYEKTEYWLSVGDYIIFKLSGEIVTDSTLACRTMLYNISEKAWDKDLVSYLGTKDILPRVLEPGKPAGTLLKEIAEETGISKATVIVAGAHDHICAAMALGIKDEDEILDSMGTSEVFVGREDEPVLTEEFYNLGFNQGAFPGGGYYWMTSTPASGGSIEWLRKIISIDREIPYNFFDNGKKIDELSKVIYMPYLSGSGTPHVDPLRRGCFIGLSTDTDVFDLIKAIYEGVSYEGKWVIDTLERLKGKKINKIKAVGGSTKNSTWMKVKCNILNKKLLLSSMDEASAVGAAVLAGIGIKALANIKNSTALKQELNPDSELISLYEKGYERYKNKFEDIENVIRMEV, encoded by the coding sequence ATGCTTTTATTAGGATTGGACATAGGAACCACTCATATTAAAGCGGCCGTAGTAAATGAAAACTTGGAACTTACGGCTCTTCATATTGAAGACAATAACTCAGTTAATATAGAAGGCAAAGGCCAGGTCTATTTAGCAGAGGATTTATGGAGTATTGCATTAAGATGCATAAAGGAAGCAATTAAAACTATTAATCCTCTCGAGATAACTGCCATTTCAGTTTCCAGTATGGCTGAGGCTGGAGTTCCTTTAAGTGCAGATAAACAACCTCTGTATCCTGTAATCCCTTGGAATGACATGAGAGCTAAAGAACAGATGGATAGGCTCAAAAAGGAATTAGGCGGCTACGAAATATATAAAAAGACAGGTCTTATTGCCCACCCAAAACACAGCATAGCAAGACTTATGTGGCTTAGAGAAAATGAAAAAGAACTGTATGAGAAAACAGAGTATTGGCTATCCGTAGGTGATTACATAATTTTTAAGCTAAGCGGAGAGATAGTCACAGACAGTACACTAGCTTGCAGAACTATGCTTTATAACATAAGTGAAAAAGCGTGGGATAAGGATTTAGTGAGCTATTTGGGAACTAAGGATATACTTCCAAGAGTGCTTGAACCGGGAAAACCAGCCGGTACTTTGCTTAAGGAAATAGCTGAGGAAACTGGAATATCAAAAGCTACGGTGATAGTTGCTGGAGCACATGACCATATATGTGCAGCCATGGCCTTGGGAATAAAAGATGAGGATGAAATTCTGGATTCCATGGGTACTTCAGAAGTGTTCGTTGGAAGAGAGGATGAACCTGTTTTAACTGAGGAATTCTACAACTTGGGCTTTAACCAAGGTGCTTTTCCAGGAGGAGGCTATTACTGGATGACTAGTACTCCAGCTTCTGGAGGTTCTATCGAGTGGCTTAGAAAAATAATATCCATCGACAGAGAAATTCCGTACAACTTCTTTGATAATGGAAAGAAAATAGATGAGCTTTCAAAAGTAATATACATGCCTTACTTAAGTGGAAGCGGTACTCCCCATGTAGATCCTTTAAGAAGAGGATGCTTTATTGGACTATCGACAGATACGGATGTGTTTGATTTGATAAAAGCCATATACGAAGGTGTTTCCTACGAAGGCAAATGGGTAATTGATACACTTGAGCGTCTTAAGGGAAAAAAGATAAATAAGATAAAAGCAGTTGGCGGAAGTACAAAGAATTCAACTTGGATGAAGGTTAAGTGCAATATATTAAACAAAAAACTTCTTTTATCCTCAATGGATGAAGCTTCTGCTGTAGGTGCTGCAGTGCTGGCAGGTATAGGTATAAAAGCCTTAGCTAATATAAAAAACAGTACTGCACTAAAGCAGGAATTAAACCCGGACAGCGAGCTTATTTCACTCTATGAAAAGGGTTATGAAAGATATAAAAACAAATTTGAAGATATAGAAAATGTAATAAGAATGGAGGTTTAA
- a CDS encoding class II fructose-bisphosphate aldolase: MKLMGLNKMLPIAQAKGYGVGSFSARNTFLIKYVLMAAEELNSPVIVQMSANEFRWFEVSATEFGEAFHKVKDQFSIVAGLHLDHTKDINVIKEAIDAGFTSVMIDASDKDLDKNIEITKEVVEYAHAKGVSVEAELGRIGATDKLETDSDDEFYTIPEEAKRFVEETGVDALAVSIGTAHGVYAVKDPKIDFDRLKEIRSLVKTPLVLHGGSGLPIETIKNSINIPEGGVSKINIATDLELVFLKALGKEKRLLNKEIWQLDAELLEKAGMAVKEEVKKKIQEYLGSADKSADF, from the coding sequence ATGAAACTAATGGGATTAAATAAAATGCTCCCTATAGCACAAGCTAAGGGATATGGAGTGGGATCCTTCTCAGCAAGAAACACTTTTCTTATTAAATATGTGCTTATGGCAGCTGAAGAATTAAATTCACCTGTTATAGTTCAAATGTCTGCAAATGAATTCAGATGGTTTGAAGTAAGTGCTACTGAGTTTGGAGAAGCTTTCCACAAGGTTAAAGATCAATTCAGCATAGTTGCTGGCTTACACTTAGACCATACAAAAGATATAAACGTAATAAAAGAGGCAATTGATGCAGGCTTTACTTCGGTTATGATAGATGCTTCAGACAAAGACTTGGATAAAAATATTGAGATAACTAAAGAAGTAGTTGAGTATGCTCATGCAAAGGGTGTTTCTGTAGAAGCAGAACTTGGAAGAATAGGCGCAACAGATAAGCTAGAAACTGATAGCGATGATGAATTCTACACAATACCTGAAGAAGCAAAAAGATTTGTTGAGGAAACAGGAGTAGATGCTTTAGCTGTTTCTATTGGCACAGCTCACGGTGTTTATGCTGTAAAAGACCCTAAAATAGATTTTGACAGACTAAAGGAAATAAGAAGCCTTGTTAAGACTCCATTGGTACTTCATGGAGGTTCAGGACTTCCAATAGAAACTATAAAAAATTCAATAAACATACCTGAAGGCGGAGTAAGCAAGATAAATATTGCTACTGATTTAGAATTAGTTTTTCTTAAAGCTTTGGGTAAGGAAAAGAGATTATTAAACAAGGAAATCTGGCAGCTAGATGCTGAACTATTAGAAAAGGCTGGTATGGCAGTTAAAGAAGAAGTTAAGAAAAAAATTCAAGAATACTTAGGAAGTGCAGATAAGTCAGCAGACTTTTAA
- a CDS encoding four-carbon acid sugar kinase family protein: MRKLIGVVADDITGGNDIGIMFAKNGLVTEVYRYQKDMEFEASGDVDVIIIDTDSRFDKPEVAAEKVYNSTKSLMKIPCDMYFNKTCSVFRGNIGVEFDAMQEALGINKSVVILGFPANGRATKNGLHYVNGVLLENSQFANDPIHPMKESNLVKILGAQTDKPVGFIPYDIVKQGKEALKINIEEMKKEYSYIILDVIGQEDLRIIAESVKDEINLCGSSAIAEELPKAFGNSKELKLEEGVYSSIDKNGVLTLAGSLTPQTLEQINYLKEVGVETIEFDTLIIYDEEDYAKAIKEIAAIAIKTVSQGKDILIHTSNDREVIRKTKEFGYQLGLKDNEIGKKISAALTAIVEEVYKATGLRKIVVAGGDTSEAVSEGLNIEKMRIIEEIEPGLPNMFGYNSNERLLMVLKSGSFGTKEFLKKAIDNLKFLEERLCRR; encoded by the coding sequence TTGAGGAAGCTAATAGGTGTAGTAGCAGACGATATTACAGGTGGAAATGATATAGGAATAATGTTTGCTAAAAATGGTTTGGTAACAGAGGTGTACAGATATCAGAAGGATATGGAGTTTGAAGCTTCTGGAGATGTGGATGTAATAATAATAGATACAGACAGTAGATTTGATAAACCAGAGGTGGCCGCAGAAAAGGTATATAATTCCACCAAGAGCCTGATGAAGATACCTTGCGATATGTATTTTAACAAGACCTGCTCAGTGTTTAGAGGAAATATAGGTGTAGAGTTTGATGCAATGCAGGAGGCTTTAGGAATAAACAAATCAGTTGTAATCCTTGGCTTCCCTGCTAATGGCAGGGCAACTAAGAATGGTCTTCACTATGTAAATGGAGTTCTTCTTGAAAATTCTCAGTTTGCAAATGATCCTATACACCCTATGAAGGAATCAAATCTTGTTAAGATTTTAGGAGCACAAACTGATAAGCCAGTTGGTTTTATTCCTTACGACATTGTTAAGCAGGGCAAAGAAGCACTGAAAATTAATATAGAAGAAATGAAAAAAGAGTATTCATATATTATTTTGGATGTAATAGGACAGGAAGACCTAAGAATAATTGCAGAGTCAGTAAAGGATGAAATAAATCTTTGCGGAAGCTCAGCAATTGCTGAGGAGCTGCCAAAGGCTTTTGGAAATTCTAAAGAACTTAAGCTTGAAGAGGGAGTTTACAGCAGCATTGATAAAAACGGAGTATTAACCTTAGCGGGTAGTTTAACTCCGCAAACTTTAGAACAGATAAATTACCTTAAAGAAGTTGGGGTTGAGACAATAGAGTTTGATACTTTAATTATTTATGATGAAGAGGATTATGCGAAAGCTATAAAGGAAATTGCAGCAATAGCAATTAAAACTGTCAGCCAAGGTAAAGATATTCTGATACATACCTCAAATGACAGAGAGGTAATTAGAAAAACTAAAGAGTTTGGTTATCAGCTTGGGCTAAAAGACAATGAAATAGGAAAGAAAATATCAGCTGCGCTTACAGCTATAGTTGAAGAAGTTTACAAGGCAACGGGGCTTAGAAAAATTGTTGTTGCTGGGGGAGATACCTCTGAGGCTGTAAGCGAAGGCCTTAATATTGAAAAGATGAGAATAATAGAGGAAATTGAACCAGGTCTTCCAAATATGTTTGGCTATAACTCAAATGAAAGACTTCTAATGGTATTGAAATCAGGAAGTTTTGGAACCAAAGAGTTTTTAAAGAAGGCTATAGACAACTTAAAGTTCTTAGAAGAAAGACTTTGTAGAAGATAA
- a CDS encoding alpha-mannosidase, with protein MFFVEKKTERRLEEIFKFIYRQRMDLGLKYRQDGTEEYKDTYRGLMWGGKNVLVWFKSPIITLPESYINKKVALYLELSDYTVPSVNPESLIYVNGTPIQGCDKNHREIVVPKELIKDGKLEVNVKAFSGRRDYKNKFLYAEVVTIDEKTENLYLTMKMALHTALTLPKDDYMRGVILSVIDNTLNLIDWREEGSDNFYDSIYKALFYIKEELKAAAGRSKRPEVTCIGHSHIDVAWYWQLWHTREKVSRTFSTVLNLMKQYPDYYFLQSQPQLYKYIKEDYPEIYEKIKERVAEGRWEATGGMWVEADSNVTSGESLVRQLLFGTRFFKKEFGVDNKLVWLPDAFGFSGNLPQIMKKSGFDYFLTTKISWNQFNRPPYDTFRWRGLDGSEVLTHFMTMPENAKNPEDWGYTYNGDINPYSFKRVWENYRHKDINSKDVLISFGHGDGGGGTTRDMIESIYISEDMPVMPKAKMGKAEDFFKRLEAEVAENKHLDTWDGELYLEVHRGTLTSQAKTKKYNRQSEIVLHDVEALNTFAKTVDRNANYHQEEINNAWELVLLNQFHDIIPGSSITEVYEDSDAQYKEVLSTGNRLKAEVLNNLASKVKTEGPSLVIFNTLSWKRDGYIYVEKASIAYESEFVDGDSVLSSQIVEKNGKSYYMIFVKDVPSYGYKTVKVTKKGSNSHEDNISVNKTAMENKFFKIVLNDKGQLVSIFDKTNNKEVLAEGKLGNVLSAYEDKPFNFDAWDIDIYYKDKQYVVDNLVSAEVVSQGAERGTLKLVWKYMNSDIVQYVHLYNNVARVDFETEIDWKEKQTLLKTAFPVDVRSTKATYEIQFGSIERTTHNNTPWDYGQFEVTGHKWTDLSERNFGVSLLNDCKYGHSIKNNVIELSLLKSAIEPDPFADKCHHSFTYSLYPHKGDWFEGATVQEGYSLNFEMPVVYVEKTAGQLPSSDSFVENAIPGVIVETVKKAEDCDHTVIRMYEYGNGTTAGEIRFNKKIKEAFLCDMMEKNEAPIAFEGNKINLEFTPFELKCLMVDFE; from the coding sequence ATGTTTTTCGTAGAAAAGAAAACTGAAAGAAGACTAGAAGAAATTTTCAAGTTTATATATAGACAAAGAATGGATCTAGGTCTTAAGTACAGACAAGATGGAACTGAGGAATATAAGGACACGTATAGGGGGCTTATGTGGGGGGGCAAGAACGTATTGGTATGGTTTAAATCCCCAATCATAACGCTTCCAGAAAGCTATATAAATAAGAAGGTTGCTCTTTATCTTGAACTTTCAGACTACACTGTACCTAGTGTAAATCCAGAATCCTTAATATATGTAAATGGAACACCAATACAAGGATGTGACAAGAACCACAGAGAAATAGTTGTTCCAAAGGAATTAATAAAAGATGGGAAGCTTGAGGTCAATGTAAAAGCCTTCAGCGGAAGAAGAGATTACAAAAACAAATTCCTTTATGCTGAAGTAGTTACAATAGATGAGAAGACAGAGAATTTATATCTTACTATGAAGATGGCTCTTCATACAGCTTTAACTCTTCCAAAGGATGACTATATGAGAGGTGTTATACTTTCAGTAATAGATAACACACTAAACCTTATAGACTGGAGAGAAGAAGGATCTGACAATTTCTATGATTCTATATATAAAGCCTTATTCTATATAAAAGAAGAATTAAAGGCAGCAGCTGGAAGAAGTAAGAGACCAGAGGTAACTTGTATAGGCCACTCTCACATAGACGTAGCTTGGTACTGGCAGCTATGGCACACAAGAGAAAAGGTTTCAAGAACTTTCTCCACGGTATTAAATCTTATGAAGCAGTACCCAGACTACTACTTCCTTCAATCACAGCCGCAGCTATATAAATATATTAAAGAAGATTACCCAGAAATCTATGAAAAGATTAAGGAAAGAGTTGCAGAAGGAAGATGGGAAGCTACTGGCGGAATGTGGGTAGAAGCAGATTCCAACGTAACTTCAGGGGAATCCTTAGTTAGACAATTGTTATTCGGAACTAGATTCTTTAAGAAAGAATTTGGAGTGGATAATAAATTAGTTTGGCTTCCAGACGCCTTTGGATTTAGTGGAAACCTCCCTCAAATAATGAAGAAGAGTGGTTTTGATTACTTCTTAACAACAAAAATAAGCTGGAATCAGTTTAACAGACCTCCATACGATACCTTCAGGTGGAGAGGCCTAGACGGCAGCGAAGTTTTAACACACTTCATGACAATGCCTGAAAATGCAAAGAACCCTGAAGATTGGGGCTACACCTACAATGGAGATATAAACCCATACAGCTTCAAGAGAGTATGGGAAAACTACAGACATAAAGACATCAACAGTAAAGACGTGCTTATTTCCTTCGGACACGGCGACGGCGGCGGCGGAACTACAAGAGATATGATTGAAAGCATATATATTTCTGAAGATATGCCTGTAATGCCAAAAGCAAAGATGGGAAAAGCTGAAGATTTCTTCAAGAGATTAGAAGCAGAAGTTGCAGAAAACAAGCACTTGGATACTTGGGATGGAGAACTTTATCTTGAAGTTCACAGAGGAACCCTTACTTCTCAGGCTAAGACTAAGAAATACAATAGACAATCAGAAATAGTTCTTCACGATGTAGAAGCGTTAAATACCTTTGCTAAGACTGTAGACAGAAATGCAAACTATCATCAAGAAGAAATAAACAATGCTTGGGAACTTGTGCTTTTAAATCAGTTTCATGATATTATACCAGGATCTTCAATAACTGAAGTTTATGAGGACAGCGATGCTCAATACAAAGAAGTATTAAGCACAGGAAACAGACTAAAGGCTGAGGTGTTAAATAACTTAGCTTCAAAGGTTAAGACTGAAGGACCTAGCCTAGTAATTTTCAATACTCTTTCCTGGAAGAGAGATGGCTATATATATGTAGAAAAAGCTTCTATAGCTTACGAATCAGAATTTGTTGATGGAGACAGTGTTCTTTCTTCACAAATAGTTGAGAAGAACGGAAAATCCTATTACATGATTTTTGTTAAGGATGTACCATCCTATGGCTATAAGACTGTAAAGGTAACTAAGAAGGGCTCTAACAGCCACGAAGATAACATATCTGTTAACAAGACCGCAATGGAAAACAAATTCTTTAAGATAGTTTTAAATGATAAGGGACAATTAGTTTCCATATTTGATAAGACTAACAACAAAGAAGTGCTTGCTGAAGGTAAGCTAGGAAACGTGCTAAGTGCTTACGAGGATAAGCCATTTAACTTCGATGCTTGGGACATAGATATTTACTATAAGGACAAGCAATATGTGGTAGATAACCTAGTCTCAGCTGAAGTGGTATCACAAGGTGCAGAAAGAGGTACTTTAAAACTTGTGTGGAAATATATGAATTCAGATATAGTTCAATATGTTCATTTATACAACAATGTAGCAAGAGTTGACTTTGAAACAGAGATAGACTGGAAGGAAAAGCAAACTTTATTAAAGACTGCTTTCCCTGTAGATGTACGTTCTACAAAAGCTACCTATGAAATTCAGTTTGGAAGCATTGAAAGAACTACACACAACAATACTCCTTGGGATTACGGTCAATTTGAAGTTACTGGACATAAGTGGACAGACCTTTCGGAAAGAAATTTTGGAGTAAGCTTGTTAAATGACTGCAAGTATGGTCACAGCATTAAGAATAACGTAATAGAGTTATCTCTATTAAAATCTGCTATTGAGCCAGACCCATTTGCAGATAAGTGCCACCACAGCTTCACTTACAGCTTGTATCCACACAAGGGGGACTGGTTTGAAGGAGCTACTGTTCAGGAAGGCTACAGCCTAAACTTTGAAATGCCTGTAGTTTATGTAGAAAAAACAGCTGGACAGCTTCCAAGTTCTGATTCCTTCGTAGAAAATGCTATACCTGGTGTTATAGTTGAAACTGTGAAGAAAGCTGAAGACTGTGATCATACAGTAATAAGAA